The sequence CACTGCCTGTGAATGCTGGGCGCCTGAGACCTGTCTCTTCTAGGCCACAGGAGACTGTGCAGGCACAGTCCTCCAGGCTGCTGCTGTTACACCCCACTGCTCCCTCAGAGGCTTTGGGCCTGCCAGACTTggacctctgcctccctgcctccagcacGCCCAGTGCTGACAGCCGTCCATCATGCATAGGAGCAGCTCCCCTAAGGCCTGTCTCTACTTCCAGCAGCTGGATTGGCAATCAGAGAAGAGTGACAGTGACAGAAGTGCTCAGAGAGACAGCAAGACCTCAGTCCTCAGCCTTACACCCCCTACTCACCTTTGAGAGCCAACAGCAGCAAGTTGGTGGCTTTGAGGGGCCTGAACAAGACGAATTTGATAAAGTCCTGGCAAGCATGGAGTTGGAGGAGCCTGGCATGGAGCTGGAATGTGGAGTCAGCAGTGAGGCCATACCAATCCTGCCTGCCCAGCAGCGGGAGGGTTCAGTATTGGCTAAAAAAGCCCGGGTAGTTGATCTGAGTGGATCTTGCCAGAAGGGGCCTGTGCCTGCCATCCACAAAGCGGGTATCATGTCCGCCCAGGATGAGTCTCTAGATCCTGTCATCCAATGTAGGACTCCACGACCCCCCTTGAGACCTGGTGCTGTGGGTCACCTTCCTGTTCCAACTGCCTTAACAGTTCCCACTCAGCAACTCCACTGGGAAGTCTGTCCGCAACGCTCCCCTGTTCAAGCACTTCAGCCTCTCCAAGCTGCTAGAGGGACCATTCAGAGCAGCCCTCAAAATCGTTTCCCTTGTCAGCCATTCCAGTCTCCAAGTTCCTGGTTAAGTGGCAAAGCTCATTTACCCAGACCTCGAACTCCCAACTCAAGCTGTTCTACTCCCTCAAGGACTAGCTCTGGATTATTTCCTCGGATACCCTTACAACCGCAAGCTCCAGTGTCTTCCATTGGGTCTCCTGTTGGTACCCCAAAAGGTCCCCAGGGAGCTCTGCAGACACCCATAGTCACCAACCACCTGGTGCAGCTAGTCACTGCTGCCAGCCGGACACCCCAGCAGCCCACCCATCCCTCCACCCGAGCCAAAACTCGCCGTTTCCCTGGCCCAGCTGGGATCCTGCCTCACCAGGTGAGTGAGCTGGCTTTCTAGGATTTGGTGGGCAAGGGAGAGAAGCAGGGTTCCAGCACTGTCCAGCCCTAGCATATCTTCCCTCttgcagagaaggaaggaaggaagtgcaGAGAGGCTTTTCAAAGCTGCAggagaaataaaagggaagaacTGAATGCTAGAAAATCCACTGTGAAGAAGTGC comes from Homo sapiens chromosome 17, GRCh38.p14 Primary Assembly and encodes:
- the HROB gene encoding homologous recombination OB-fold protein isoform X23, yielding MACSLQKLFAVEEEFEDEDFLSAVEDAENRFTGSLPVNAGRLRPVSSRPQETVQAQSSRLLLLHPTAPSEALGLPDLDLCLPASSTPSADSRPSCIGAAPLRPVSTSSSWIGNQRRVTVTEVLRETARPQSSALHPLLTFESQQQQVGGFEGPEQDEFDKVLASMELEEPGMELECGVSSEAIPILPAQQREGSVLAKKARVVDLSGSCQKGPVPAIHKAGIMSAQDESLDPVIQCRTPRPPLRPGAVGHLPVPTALTVPTQQLHWEVCPQRSPVQALQPLQAARGTIQSSPQNRFPCQPFQSPSSWLSGKAHLPRPRTPNSSCSTPSRTSSGLFPRIPLQPQAPVSSIGSPVGTPKGPQGALQTPIVTNHLVQLVTAASRTPQQPTHPSTRAKTRRFPGPAGILPHQSGRSLEDIMVSAPQTPTHGALAKFQTEIVASSQASVEEDFGRGPWLTMKSTLGLDERDPSCFLCTYSIVMVLRKDSGSFQHDVAAKPEEGFRTAQNLEAEASPEEELPEADDLDGLLSELPEDFFCGTSS
- the HROB gene encoding homologous recombination OB-fold protein isoform X6, which translates into the protein MACSLQKLFAVEEEFEDEDFLSAVEDAENRFTGSLPVNAGRLRPVSSRPQETVQAQSSRLLLLHPTAPSEALGLPDLDLCLPASSTPSADSRPSCIGAAPLRPVSTSSSWIGNQRRVTVTEVLRETARPQSSALHPLLTFESQQQQVGGFEGPEQDEFDKVLASMELEEPGMELECGVSSEAIPILPAQQREGSVLAKKARVVDLSGSCQKGPVPAIHKAGIMSAQDESLDPVIQCRTPRPPLRPGAVGHLPVPTALTVPTQQLHWEVCPQRSPVQALQPLQAARGTIQSSPQNRFPCQPFQSPSSWLSGKAHLPRPRTPNSSCSTPSRTSSGLFPRIPLQPQAPVSSIGSPVGTPKGPQGALQTPIVTNHLVQLVTAASRTPQQPTHPSTRAKTRRFPGPAGILPHQSGRSLEDIMVSAPQTPTHGALAKFQTEQAALKQLPRNKVPNMAVMIKSLTRSTMDASVVFKDPTGEMQGTVHRLLLETCQNELKPGSVLLLKQIGVFSPSLRNHYLNVTPNNLVHIYSPDSGDGSFLKPSQPFPKDSGSFQHDVAAKPEEGFRTAQNLEAEASPEEELPEADDLDGLLSELPEDFFCGTSS
- the HROB gene encoding homologous recombination OB-fold protein isoform X7, which codes for MACSLQKLFAVEEEFEDEDFLSAVEDAENRFTGSLPVNAGRLRPVSSRPQETVQAQSSRLLLLHPTAPSEALGLPDLDLCLPASSTPSADSRPSCIGAAPLRPVSTSSSWIGNQRRVTVTEVLRETARPQSSALHPLLTFESQQQQVGGFEGPEQDEFDKVLASMELEEPGMELECGVSSEAIPILPAQQREGSVLAKKARVVDLSGSCQKGPVPAIHKAGIMSAQDESLDPVIQCRTPRPPLRPGAVGHLPVPTALTVPTQQLHWEVCPQRSPVQALQPLQAARGTIQSSPQNRFPCQPFQSPSSWLSGKAHLPRPRTPNSSCSTPSRTSSGLFPRIPLQPQAPVSSIGSPVGTPKGPQGALQTPIVTNHLVQLVTAASRTPQQPTHPSTRAKTRRFPGPAGILPHQSGRSLEDIMVSAPQTPTHGALAKFQTEAALKQLPRNKVPNMAVMIKSLTRSTMDASVVFKDPTGEMQGTVHRLLLETCQNELKPGSVLLLKQIGVFSPSLRNHYLNVTPNNLVHIYSPDSGDGSFLKPSQPFPKDSGSFQHDVAAKPEEGFRTAQNLEAEASPEEELPEADDLDGLLSELPEDFFCGTSS
- the HROB gene encoding homologous recombination OB-fold protein isoform X15, with the translated sequence MACSLQKLFAVEEEFEDEDFLSAVEDAENRFTGSLPVNAGRLRPVSSRPQETVQAQSSRLLLLHPTAPSEALGLPDLDLCLPASSTPSADSRPSCIGAAPLRPVSTSSSWIGNQRRVTVTEVLRETARPQSSALHPLLTFESQQQQVGGFEGPEQDEFDKVLASMELEEPGMELECGVSSEAIPILPAQQREGSVLAKKARVVDLSGSCQKGPVPAIHKAGIMSAQDESLDPVIQCRTPRPPLRPGAVGHLPVPTALTVPTQQLHWEVCPQRSPVQALQPLQAARGTIQSSPQNRFPCQPFQSPSSWLSGKAHLPRPRTPNSSCSTPSRTSSGLFPRIPLQPQAPVSSIGSPVGTPKGPQGALQTPIVTNHLVQLVTAASRTPQQPTHPSTRAKTRRFPGPAGILPHQQSGRSLEDIMVSAPQTPTHGALAKFQTEIVASSQASVEEDFGRGPWLTMKSTLGLDERDPSCFLCTYSIVMVLRKQAALKQLPRNKVPNMAVMIKSLTRSTMDASVVFKDPTDWSVFSFTSKSLPQRDTQQPGPYLQPGFWGWELPQAISALPQGFRELPA
- the HROB gene encoding homologous recombination OB-fold protein isoform X5, whose product is MACSLQKLFAVEEEFEDEDFLSAVEDAENRFTGSLPVNAGRLRPVSSRPQETVQAQSSRLLLLHPTAPSEALGLPDLDLCLPASSTPSADSRPSCIGAAPLRPVSTSSSWIGNQRRVTVTEVLRETARPQSSALHPLLTFESQQQQVGGFEGPEQDEFDKVLASMELEEPGMELECGVSSEAIPILPAQQREGSVLAKKARVVDLSGSCQKGPVPAIHKAGIMSAQDESLDPVIQCRTPRPPLRPGAVGHLPVPTALTVPTQQLHWEVCPQRSPVQALQPLQAARGTIQSSPQNRFPCQPFQSPSSWLSGKAHLPRPRTPNSSCSTPSRTSSGLFPRIPLQPQAPVSSIGSPVGTPKGPQGALQTPIVTNHLVQLVTAASRTPQQPTHPSTRAKTRRFPGPAGILPHQQSGRSLEDIMVSAPQTPTHGALAKFQTEAALKQLPRNKVPNMAVMIKSLTRSTMDASVVFKDPTGEMQGTVHRLLLETCQNELKPGSVLLLKQIGVFSPSLRNHYLNVTPNNLVHIYSPDSGDGSFLKPSQPFPKDSGSFQHDVAAKPEEGFRTAQNLEAEASPEEELPEADDLDGLLSELPEDFFCGTSS
- the HROB gene encoding homologous recombination OB-fold protein isoform 1 (isoform 1 is encoded by transcript variant 1); amino-acid sequence: MACSLQKLFAVEEEFEDEDFLSAVEDAENRFTGSLPVNAGRLRPVSSRPQETVQAQSSRLLLLHPTAPSEALGLPDLDLCLPASSTPSADSRPSCIGAAPLRPVSTSSSWIGNQRRVTVTEVLRETARPQSSALHPLLTFESQQQQVGGFEGPEQDEFDKVLASMELEEPGMELECGVSSEAIPILPAQQREGSVLAKKARVVDLSGSCQKGPVPAIHKAGIMSAQDESLDPVIQCRTPRPPLRPGAVGHLPVPTALTVPTQQLHWEVCPQRSPVQALQPLQAARGTIQSSPQNRFPCQPFQSPSSWLSGKAHLPRPRTPNSSCSTPSRTSSGLFPRIPLQPQAPVSSIGSPVGTPKGPQGALQTPIVTNHLVQLVTAASRTPQQPTHPSTRAKTRRFPGPAGILPHQQSGRSLEDIMVSAPQTPTHGALAKFQTEIVASSQASVEEDFGRGPWLTMKSTLGLDERDPSCFLCTYSIVMVLRKQAALKQLPRNKVPNMAVMIKSLTRSTMDASVVFKDPTGEMQGTVHRLLLETCQNELKPGSVLLLKQIGVFSPSLRNHYLNVTPNNLVHIYSPDSGDGSFLKPSQPFPKDSGSFQHDVAAKPEEGFRTAQNLEAEASPEEELPEADDLDGLLSELPEDFFCGTSS
- the HROB gene encoding homologous recombination OB-fold protein isoform 4 (isoform 4 is encoded by transcript variant 4), translated to MACSLQKLFAVEEEFEDEDFLSAVEDAENRFTGSLPVNAGRLRPVSSRPQETVQAQSSRLLLLHPTAPSEALGLPDLDLCLPASSTPSADSRPSCIGAAPLRPVSTSSSWIGNQRRVTVTEVLRETARPQSSALHPLLTFESQQQQVGGFEGPEQDEFDKVLASMELEEPGMELECGVSSEAIPILPAQQREGSVLAKKARVVDLSGSCQKGPVPAIHKAGIMSAQDESLDPVIQCRTPRPPLRPGAVGHLPVPTALTVPTQQLHWEVCPQRSPVQALQPLQAARGTIQSSPQNRFPCQPFQSPSSWLSGKAHLPRPRTPNSSCSTPSRTSSGLFPRIPLQPQAPVSSIGSPVGTPKGPQGALQTPIVTNHLVQLVTAASRTPQQPTHPSTRAKTRRFPGPAGILPHQSGRSLEDIMVSAPQTPTHGALAKFQTEIVASSQASVEEDFGRGPWLTMKSTLGLDERDPSCFLCTYSIVMVLRKAALKQLPRNKVPNMAVMIKSLTRSTMDASVVFKDPTGEMQGTVHRLLLETCQNELKPGSVLLLKQIGVFSPSLRNHYLNVTPNNLVHIYSPDSGDGSFLKPSQPFPKDSGSFQHDVAAKPEEGFRTAQNLEAEASPEEELPEADDLDGLLSELPEDFFCGTSS
- the HROB gene encoding homologous recombination OB-fold protein isoform X26 — protein: MACSLQKLFAVEEEFEDEDFLSAVEDAENRFTGSLPVNAGRLRPVSSRPQETVQAQSSRLLLLHPTAPSEALGLPDLDLCLPASSTPSADSRPSCIGAAPLRPVSTSSSWIGNQRRVTVTEVLRETARPQSSALHPLLTFESQQQQVGGFEGPEQDEFDKVLASMELEEPGMELECGVSSEAIPILPAQQREGSVLAKKARVVDLSGSCQKGPVPAIHKAGIMSAQDESLDPVIQCRTPRPPLRPGAVGHLPVPTALTVPTQQLHWEVCPQRSPVQALQPLQAARGTIQSSPQNRFPCQPFQSPSSWLSGKAHLPRPRTPNSSCSTPSRTSSGLFPRIPLQPQAPVSSIGSPVGTPKGPQGALQTPIVTNHLVQLVTAASRTPQQPTHPSTRAKTRRFPGPAGILPHQIVASSQASVEEDFGRGPWLTMKSTLGLDERDPSCFLCTYSIVMVLRKDSGSFQHDVAAKPEEGFRTAQNLEAEASPEEELPEADDLDGLLSELPEDFFCGTSS
- the HROB gene encoding homologous recombination OB-fold protein isoform X14, with translation MACSLQKLFAVEEEFEDEDFLSAVEDAENRFTGSLPVNAGRLRPVSSRPQETVQAQSSRLLLLHPTAPSEALGLPDLDLCLPASSTPSADSRPSCIGAAPLRPVSTSSSWIGNQRRVTVTEVLRETARPQSSALHPLLTFESQQQQVGGFEGPEQDEFDKVLASMELEEPGMELECGVSSEAIPILPAQQREGSVLAKKARVVDLSGSCQKGPVPAIHKAGIMSAQDESLDPVIQCRTPRPPLRPGAVGHLPVPTALTVPTQQLHWEVCPQRSPVQALQPLQAARGTIQSSPQNRFPCQPFQSPSSWLSGKAHLPRPRTPNSSCSTPSRTSSGLFPRIPLQPQAPVSSIGSPVGTPKGPQGALQTPIVTNHLVQLVTAASRTPQQPTHPSTRAKTRRFPGPAGILPHQAALKQLPRNKVPNMAVMIKSLTRSTMDASVVFKDPTGEMQGTVHRLLLETCQNELKPGSVLLLKQIGVFSPSLRNHYLNVTPNNLVHIYSPDSGDGSFLKPSQPFPKDSGSFQHDVAAKPEEGFRTAQNLEAEASPEEELPEADDLDGLLSELPEDFFCGTSS
- the HROB gene encoding homologous recombination OB-fold protein isoform X9 gives rise to the protein MACSLQKLFAVEEEFEDEDFLSAVEDAENRFTGSLPVNAGRLRPVSSRPQETVQAQSSRLLLLHPTAPSEALGLPDLDLCLPASSTPSADSRPSCIGAAPLRPVSTSSSWIGNQRRVTVTEVLRETARPQSSALHPLLTFESQQQQVGGFEGPEQDEFDKVLASMELEEPGMELECGVSSEAIPILPAQQREGSVLAKKARVVDLSGSCQKGPVPAIHKAGIMSAQDESLDPVIQCRTPRPPLRPGAVGHLPVPTALTVPTQQLHWEVCPQRSPVQALQPLQAARGTIQSSPQNRFPCQPFQSPSSWLSGKAHLPRPRTPNSSCSTPSRTSSGLFPRIPLQPQAPVSSIGSPVGTPKGPQGALQTPIVTNHLVQLVTAASRTPQQPTHPSTRAKTRRFPGPAGILPHQQSGRSLEDIMVSAPQTPTHGALAKFQTEIVASSQASVEEDFGRGPWLTMKSTLGLDERDPSCFLCTYSIVMVLRKAALKQLPRNKVPNMAVMIKSLTRSTMDASVVFKDPTGEMQGTVHRLLLETCQNELKPGSVLLLKQIGVFSPSLRNHYLNVTPNNLVHIYSPDSGDGSFLKPSQPFPKMTWMDS
- the HROB gene encoding homologous recombination OB-fold protein isoform X20; the protein is MACSLQKLFAVEEEFEDEDFLSAVEDAENRFTGSLPVNAGRLRPVSSRPQETVQAQSSRLLLLHPTAPSEALGLPDLDLCLPASSTPSADSRPSCIGAAPLRPVSTSSSWIGNQRRVTVTEVLRETARPQSSALHPLLTFESQQQQVGGFEGPEQDEFDKVLASMELEEPGMELECGVSSEAIPILPAQQREGSVLAKKARVVDLSGSCQKGPVPAIHKAGIMSAQDESLDPVIQCRTPRPPLRPGAVGHLPVPTALTVPTQQLHWEVCPQRSPVQALQPLQAARGTIQSSPQNRFPCQPFQSPSSWLSGKAHLPRPRTPNSSCSTPSRTSSGLFPRIPLQPQAPVSSIGSPVGTPKGPQGALQTPIVTNHLVQLVTAASRTPQQPTHPSTRAKTRRFPGPAGILPHQQSGRSLEDIMVSAPQTPTHGALAKFQTEIVASSQASVEEDFGRGPWLTMKSTLGLDERDPSCFLCTYSIVMVLRKQAALKQLPRNKVPNMAVMIKSLTRSTMDASVVFKDPTDRKTEAVSSPLPSQGPYQSLCCP
- the HROB gene encoding homologous recombination OB-fold protein isoform 3 (isoform 3 is encoded by transcript variant 3), coding for MACSLQKLFAVEEEFEDEDFLSAVEDAENRFTGSLPVNAGRLRPVSSRPQETVQAQSSRLLLLHPTAPSEALGLPDLDLCLPASSTPSADSRPSCIGAAPLRPVSTSSSWIGNQRRVTVTEVLRETARPQSSALHPLLTFESQQQQVGGFEGPEQDEFDKVLASMELEEPGMELECGVSSEAIPILPAQQREGSVLAKKARVVDLSGSCQKGPVPAIHKAGIMSAQDESLDPVIQCRTPRPPLRPGAVGHLPVPTALTVPTQQLHWEVCPQRSPVQALQPLQAARGTIQSSPQNRFPCQPFQSPSSWLSGKAHLPRPRTPNSSCSTPSRTSSGLFPRIPLQPQAPVSSIGSPVGTPKGPQGALQTPIVTNHLVQLVTAASRTPQQPTHPSTRAKTRRFPGPAGILPHQAALKQLPRNKVPNMAVMIKSLTRSTMDASVVFKDPTGEMQGTVHRLLLETCQNELKPGSVLLLKQIGVFSPSLRNHYLNVTPNNLVHIYSPDSGDGSFLKPSQPFPKMTWMDS
- the HROB gene encoding homologous recombination OB-fold protein isoform X27, with amino-acid sequence MACSLQKLFAVEEEFEDEDFLSAVEDAENRFTGSLPVNAGRLRPVSSRPQETVQAQSSRLLLLHPTAPSEALGLPDLDLCLPASSTPSADSRPSCIGAAPLRPVSTSSSWIGNQRRVTVTEVLRETARPQSSALHPLLTFESQQQQVGGFEGPEQDEFDKVLASMELEEPGMELECGVSSEAIPILPAQQREGSVLAKKARVVDLSGSCQKGPVPAIHKAGIMSAQDESLDPVIQCRTPRPPLRPGAVGHLPVPTALTVPTQQLHWEVCPQRSPVQALQPLQAARGTIQSSPQNRFPCQPFQSPSSWLSGKAHLPRPRTPNSSCSTPSRTSSGLFPRIPLQPQAPVSSIGSPVGTPKGPQGALQTPIVTNHLVQLVTAASRTPQQPTHPSTRAKTRRFPGPAGILPHQAALKQLPRNKVPNMAVMIKSLTRSTMDASVVFKDPTDWSVFSFTSKSLPQRDTQQPGPYLQPGFWGWELPQAISALPQDDLDGLLSELPEDFFCGTSS
- the HROB gene encoding homologous recombination OB-fold protein isoform X19, with translation MACSLQKLFAVEEEFEDEDFLSAVEDAENRFTGSLPVNAGRLRPVSSRPQETVQAQSSRLLLLHPTAPSEALGLPDLDLCLPASSTPSADSRPSCIGAAPLRPVSTSSSWIGNQRRVTVTEVLRETARPQSSALHPLLTFESQQQQVGGFEGPEQDEFDKVLASMELEEPGMELECGVSSEAIPILPAQQREGSVLAKKARVVDLSGSCQKGPVPAIHKAGIMSAQDESLDPVIQCRTPRPPLRPGAVGHLPVPTALTVPTQQLHWEVCPQRSPVQALQPLQAARGTIQSSPQNRFPCQPFQSPSSWLSGKAHLPRPRTPNSSCSTPSRTSSGLFPRIPLQPQAPVSSIGSPVGTPKGPQGALQTPIVTNHLVQLVTAASRTPQQPTHPSTRAKTRRFPGPAGILPHQSGRSLEDIMVSAPQTPTHGALAKFQTEAALKQLPRNKVPNMAVMIKSLTRSTMDASVVFKDPTGEMQGTVHRLLLETCQNELKPGSVLLLKQIGVFSPSLRNHYLNVTPNNLVHIYSPDSGDGSFLKPSQPFPKMTWMDS
- the HROB gene encoding homologous recombination OB-fold protein isoform X25 — translated: MACSLQKLFAVEEEFEDEDFLSAVEDAENRFTGSLPVNAGRLRPVSSRPQETVQAQSSRLLLLHPTAPSEALGLPDLDLCLPASSTPSADSRPSCIGAAPLRPVSTSSSWIGNQRRVTVTEVLRETARPQSSALHPLLTFESQQQQVGGFEGPEQDEFDKVLASMELEEPGMELECGVSSEAIPILPAQQREGSVLAKKARVVDLSGSCQKGPVPAIHKAGIMSAQDESLDPVIQCRTPRPPLRPGAVGHLPVPTALTVPTQQLHWEVCPQRSPVQALQPLQAARGTIQSSPQNRFPCQPFQSPSSWLSGKAHLPRPRTPNSSCSTPSRTSSGLFPRIPLQPQAPVSSIGSPVGTPKGPQGALQTPIVTNHLVQLVTAASRTPQQPTHPSTRAKTRRFPGPAGILPHQSGRSLEDIMVSAPQTPTHGALAKFQTEAALKQLPRNKVPNMAVMIKSLTRSTMDASVVFKDPTDWSVFSFTSKSLPQRDTQQPGPYLQPGFWGWELPQAISALPQDDLDGLLSELPEDFFCGTSS
- the HROB gene encoding homologous recombination OB-fold protein isoform X2 translates to MACSLQKLFAVEEEFEDEDFLSAVEDAENRFTGSLPVNAGRLRPVSSRPQETVQAQSSRLLLLHPTAPSEALGLPDLDLCLPASSTPSADSRPSCIGAAPLRPVSTSSSWIGNQRRVTVTEVLRETARPQSSALHPLLTFESQQQQVGGFEGPEQDEFDKVLASMELEEPGMELECGVSSEAIPILPAQQREGSVLAKKARVVDLSGSCQKGPVPAIHKAGIMSAQDESLDPVIQCRTPRPPLRPGAVGHLPVPTALTVPTQQLHWEVCPQRSPVQALQPLQAARGTIQSSPQNRFPCQPFQSPSSWLSGKAHLPRPRTPNSSCSTPSRTSSGLFPRIPLQPQAPVSSIGSPVGTPKGPQGALQTPIVTNHLVQLVTAASRTPQQPTHPSTRAKTRRFPGPAGILPHQIVASSQASVEEDFGRGPWLTMKSTLGLDERDPSCFLCTYSIVMVLRKQAALKQLPRNKVPNMAVMIKSLTRSTMDASVVFKDPTGEMQGTVHRLLLETCQNELKPGSVLLLKQIGVFSPSLRNHYLNVTPNNLVHIYSPDSGDGSFLKPSQPFPKDSGSFQHDVAAKPEEGFRTAQNLEAEASPEEELPEADDLDGLLSELPEDFFCGTSS
- the HROB gene encoding homologous recombination OB-fold protein isoform X13, which codes for MACSLQKLFAVEEEFEDEDFLSAVEDAENRFTGSLPVNAGRLRPVSSRPQETVQAQSSRLLLLHPTAPSEALGLPDLDLCLPASSTPSADSRPSCIGAAPLRPVSTSSSWIGNQRRVTVTEVLRETARPQSSALHPLLTFESQQQQVGGFEGPEQDEFDKVLASMELEEPGMELECGVSSEAIPILPAQQREGSVLAKKARVVDLSGSCQKGPVPAIHKAGIMSAQDESLDPVIQCRTPRPPLRPGAVGHLPVPTALTVPTQQLHWEVCPQRSPVQALQPLQAARGTIQSSPQNRFPCQPFQSPSSWLSGKAHLPRPRTPNSSCSTPSRTSSGLFPRIPLQPQAPVSSIGSPVGTPKGPQGALQTPIVTNHLVQLVTAASRTPQQPTHPSTRAKTRRFPGPAGILPHQSGRSLEDIMVSAPQTPTHGALAKFQTEIVASSQASVEEDFGRGPWLTMKSTLGLDERDPSCFLCTYSIVMVLRKAALKQLPRNKVPNMAVMIKSLTRSTMDASVVFKDPTDWSVFSFTSKSLPQRDTQQPGPYLQPGFWGWELPQAISALPQDDLDGLLSELPEDFFCGTSS
- the HROB gene encoding homologous recombination OB-fold protein isoform X11; its protein translation is MACSLQKLFAVEEEFEDEDFLSAVEDAENRFTGSLPVNAGRLRPVSSRPQETVQAQSSRLLLLHPTAPSEALGLPDLDLCLPASSTPSADSRPSCIGAAPLRPVSTSSSWIGNQRRVTVTEVLRETARPQSSALHPLLTFESQQQQVGGFEGPEQDEFDKVLASMELEEPGMELECGVSSEAIPILPAQQREGSVLAKKARVVDLSGSCQKGPVPAIHKAGIMSAQDESLDPVIQCRTPRPPLRPGAVGHLPVPTALTVPTQQLHWEVCPQRSPVQALQPLQAARGTIQSSPQNRFPCQPFQSPSSWLSGKAHLPRPRTPNSSCSTPSRTSSGLFPRIPLQPQAPVSSIGSPVGTPKGPQGALQTPIVTNHLVQLVTAASRTPQQPTHPSTRAKTRRFPGPAGILPHQQSGRSLEDIMVSAPQTPTHGALAKFQTEIVASSQASVEEDFGRGPWLTMKSTLGLDERDPSCFLCTYSIVMVLRKQAALKQLPRNKVPNMAVMIKSLTRSTMDASVVFKDPTDWSVFSFTSKSLPQRDTQQPGPYLQPGFWGWELPQAISALPQDDLDGLLSELPEDFFCGTSS
- the HROB gene encoding homologous recombination OB-fold protein isoform 2 (isoform 2 is encoded by transcript variant 2), with the protein product MACSLQKLFAVEEEFEDEDFLSAVEDAENRFTGSLPVNAGRLRPVSSRPQETVQAQSSRLLLLHPTAPSEALGLPDLDLCLPASSTPSADSRPSCIGAAPLRPVSTSSSWIGNQRRVTVTEVLRETARPQSSALHPLLTFESQQQQVGGFEGPEQDEFDKVLASMELEEPGMELECGVSSEAIPILPAQQREGSVLAKKARVVDLSGSCQKGPVPAIHKAGIMSAQDESLDPVIQCRTPRPPLRPGAVGHLPVPTALTVPTQQLHWEVCPQRSPVQALQPLQAARGTIQSSPQNRFPCQPFQSPSSWLSGKAHLPRPRTPNSSCSTPSRTSSGLFPRIPLQPQAPVSSIGSPVGTPKGPQGALQTPIVTNHLVQLVTAASRTPQQPTHPSTRAKTRRFPGPAGILPHQQSGRSLEDIMVSAPQTPTHGALAKFQTEIVASSQASVEEDFGRGPWLTMKSTLGLDERDPSCFLCTYSIVMVLRKAALKQLPRNKVPNMAVMIKSLTRSTMDASVVFKDPTGEMQGTVHRLLLETCQNELKPGSVLLLKQIGVFSPSLRNHYLNVTPNNLVHIYSPDSGDGSFLKPSQPFPKDSGSFQHDVAAKPEEGFRTAQNLEAEASPEEELPEADDLDGLLSELPEDFFCGTSS
- the HROB gene encoding homologous recombination OB-fold protein isoform X3, which gives rise to MACSLQKLFAVEEEFEDEDFLSAVEDAENRFTGSLPVNAGRLRPVSSRPQETVQAQSSRLLLLHPTAPSEALGLPDLDLCLPASSTPSADSRPSCIGAAPLRPVSTSSSWIGNQRRVTVTEVLRETARPQSSALHPLLTFESQQQQVGGFEGPEQDEFDKVLASMELEEPGMELECGVSSEAIPILPAQQREGSVLAKKARVVDLSGSCQKGPVPAIHKAGIMSAQDESLDPVIQCRTPRPPLRPGAVGHLPVPTALTVPTQQLHWEVCPQRSPVQALQPLQAARGTIQSSPQNRFPCQPFQSPSSWLSGKAHLPRPRTPNSSCSTPSRTSSGLFPRIPLQPQAPVSSIGSPVGTPKGPQGALQTPIVTNHLVQLVTAASRTPQQPTHPSTRAKTRRFPGPAGILPHQIVASSQASVEEDFGRGPWLTMKSTLGLDERDPSCFLCTYSIVMVLRKAALKQLPRNKVPNMAVMIKSLTRSTMDASVVFKDPTGEMQGTVHRLLLETCQNELKPGSVLLLKQIGVFSPSLRNHYLNVTPNNLVHIYSPDSGDGSFLKPSQPFPKDSGSFQHDVAAKPEEGFRTAQNLEAEASPEEELPEADDLDGLLSELPEDFFCGTSS